From a single Bacillus sp. 2205SS5-2 genomic region:
- a CDS encoding UDP-N-acetylmuramoyl-L-alanyl-D-glutamate--2,6-diaminopimelate ligase, which translates to MKLHTLIKVLPLYSLHGAGNPLIHQLKDHHSDVKQGDLFFCIKGEKIDSHDFVNEAVESGAVAVVTEKPLLNNVPCLVVENTRKAMAILADHFYGQPSKKLSLIGITGTNGKTTTSHMIEKILRDASKKTGLVGTLYSRIGSEETTMSNTTPNSLYLQPFFSKLVQEQGTHAIMEVSSHALVQGRVHGCDFDVAVFTNLSQDHLDYHGTMEEYRYAKGLLFSQLGNSYSTSRPKYAILNIDDPEAGFFYQSTAAHVLTYGIRNNADFMAKNIDMNQYGTTFTLQTPSEERNVTVPIVGEFNVYNLLAAIAAGYIEKIPLGKMVESMKSFSGVKGRFQLIQEGQDFMVIVDYAHTPAGLKNVLETIKKFVKGKVWVVVGCGGDRDKLKRPQMALVACQFADHAIFTTDNPRTEDPLRIIKDMERGGIVGKYTSIVDRKQAITTAILQGEKSDVIIIAGKGHESYQLIGTDVLEFDDVSVSQEALKELVEYDRN; encoded by the coding sequence ATGAAACTGCATACTTTGATCAAAGTATTGCCTTTGTACTCTCTGCACGGAGCAGGAAACCCCCTTATTCATCAACTTAAAGACCATCATTCGGATGTAAAACAAGGCGACCTCTTCTTTTGTATAAAAGGTGAAAAAATCGACAGTCATGATTTTGTGAATGAAGCGGTTGAGTCTGGAGCGGTTGCGGTTGTAACTGAGAAACCTCTACTCAACAACGTTCCTTGTCTCGTTGTTGAGAATACAAGAAAAGCCATGGCTATTTTGGCAGATCACTTCTATGGGCAGCCAAGCAAGAAGCTATCCTTAATCGGCATTACCGGAACAAATGGCAAGACCACCACGTCGCATATGATTGAAAAAATATTACGCGATGCATCCAAGAAAACCGGATTGGTCGGTACTTTGTATAGTCGAATCGGTTCAGAAGAAACGACTATGTCGAATACCACACCTAATAGTTTGTATTTACAACCCTTTTTTTCAAAGTTAGTACAAGAACAGGGGACTCATGCCATAATGGAAGTGTCCTCCCACGCTTTAGTTCAAGGTAGGGTGCATGGGTGTGATTTTGATGTGGCAGTGTTTACGAATTTATCACAAGATCACCTCGATTATCATGGTACGATGGAAGAGTATCGATATGCAAAGGGGTTATTATTTTCTCAATTAGGGAATTCCTATAGCACGAGTCGTCCGAAGTATGCGATATTAAATATAGATGACCCAGAGGCTGGTTTCTTTTACCAATCAACAGCCGCTCATGTCCTCACCTATGGTATTCGGAATAATGCGGACTTTATGGCGAAGAATATCGATATGAATCAATATGGTACAACGTTTACGTTGCAAACACCTTCTGAGGAAAGAAACGTGACGGTTCCGATCGTTGGTGAATTCAACGTTTATAATCTACTAGCTGCCATAGCCGCGGGGTATATCGAGAAAATTCCTTTGGGGAAAATGGTTGAAAGCATGAAATCCTTCAGTGGAGTAAAAGGTCGTTTTCAATTAATTCAAGAAGGCCAAGACTTTATGGTTATCGTGGATTATGCGCACACACCTGCCGGGTTAAAAAACGTACTTGAAACGATTAAAAAGTTTGTAAAAGGGAAAGTATGGGTTGTCGTTGGTTGTGGAGGAGATCGAGACAAACTAAAAAGACCTCAAATGGCTCTAGTTGCCTGTCAATTCGCTGATCATGCCATTTTCACCACAGATAATCCTAGAACTGAAGATCCACTCCGTATTATCAAAGATATGGAAAGGGGAGGAATTGTAGGGAAGTATACGTCAATCGTCGATCGGAAACAGGCGATAACCACTGCCATATTACAAGGGGAAAAATCCGATGTAATTATTATCGCAGGAAAAGGTCATGAAAGTTATCAGCTCATTGGAACAGATGTTTTAGAATTTGATGATGTGTCCGTGAGTCAGGAAGCTCTTAAAGAGCTTGTAGAGTATGATCGGAATTGA
- the mraY gene encoding phospho-N-acetylmuramoyl-pentapeptide-transferase has protein sequence MLEQVIIFSIVMAFLITVVLSPLFIPFLRRLKFGQSIREEGPKSHLKKTGTPTMGGVVILLSIVITTFVMTLKFSAPGVEMYLLLLVTLGFGLLGFLDDFIKVVMKRNLGLTSKQKLVGQIVISIIFYVVFVQNSFSTEVSIPLTNMSLDLGWFYVLFIIFWLVGFSNAVNLTDGLDGLVSGTAAIAFGALAVLAWSQSQYDIAVFSVAVAGAVLGFLVFNVHPAKVFMGDTGSLALGGAFATIGILLKVEILLILIGLVFVVETMSVILQVISFKTTGKRIFRMSPLHHHYELVGWSEWRVVATFWLVGLVCAVLAIYIEVWL, from the coding sequence ATGTTAGAGCAAGTGATCATTTTTTCCATTGTGATGGCGTTTTTAATCACTGTTGTCTTATCCCCTCTCTTTATTCCTTTTTTACGACGACTAAAGTTTGGCCAAAGCATTCGGGAAGAAGGACCGAAATCACATTTGAAAAAAACGGGTACTCCAACGATGGGTGGCGTCGTCATTCTCTTATCGATTGTGATTACGACCTTCGTTATGACGTTGAAATTTTCAGCTCCAGGAGTAGAAATGTATTTACTCTTATTAGTAACTTTAGGTTTTGGCTTACTAGGATTTTTAGATGACTTTATCAAAGTGGTAATGAAGCGAAATCTTGGGTTAACCTCTAAACAAAAATTAGTTGGTCAAATTGTGATCTCAATCATTTTCTATGTGGTGTTTGTGCAAAATAGTTTTTCAACTGAAGTAAGTATTCCATTAACGAATATGTCGCTCGACTTGGGATGGTTTTATGTCCTATTCATTATATTTTGGTTAGTCGGATTTTCAAATGCTGTGAACTTAACGGACGGTCTCGATGGTTTAGTATCAGGCACGGCAGCCATTGCCTTCGGCGCATTAGCGGTATTAGCGTGGAGCCAGTCGCAATATGATATTGCAGTCTTTTCTGTGGCTGTAGCTGGTGCTGTACTTGGTTTTTTAGTGTTTAACGTTCACCCTGCAAAAGTATTTATGGGGGATACAGGATCACTCGCGCTTGGTGGTGCCTTTGCCACGATAGGAATTTTATTAAAAGTTGAAATCTTATTAATCTTGATTGGTTTAGTGTTTGTAGTTGAAACGATGAGTGTCATATTACAAGTAATTTCCTTCAAAACTACTGGAAAAAGGATTTTTAGAATGAGTCCTCTTCACCATCACTATGAGCTTGTAGGATGGTCTGAATGGCGGGTTGTAGCCACGTTTTGGTTAGTAGGGTTAGTATGTGCAGTGTTAGCTATTTATATCGAGGTGTGGTTGTGA
- the murD gene encoding UDP-N-acetylmuramoyl-L-alanine--D-glutamate ligase produces MRETTKYQHKKVLVLGLAKSGVSAARLLHKLEAFVTVNDFKTLPENPEAKGLLAEGIKVICGGHPIDLLDEGFEYIVKNPGIPYTNPIVAGALAKGIPILTEVELAYEVSEAPMIGITGTNGKTTTTTLIYEMLQEAQRSPLIAGNIGTVASEVAQEATEKNTMVVELSSFQLMGIESFRPKIAVMTNLYEAHLDYHGSKREYAKAKENITKNQTEEDFLVLNADQPALNELFQGSLAKTVFFSTETTLKRGGYIKDGSLFYNEEEIIELENVVLPGKHNSENILAAICVCKILGVENEAIVSILTQFAGVKHRTQFVAERFGRKFYNDSKATNSLATKSALLAFEQPVILLAGGLDRGQSFDELIPYLKNVKGMITFGQTSKKWEETAVKAGIDQIISVDNVGSAVPAAYNLSAEGDVILLSPACASWDQYKTFEERGDMFIQAVHKLK; encoded by the coding sequence ATGAGAGAAACGACAAAATATCAGCACAAAAAAGTATTGGTTTTAGGATTGGCGAAAAGCGGTGTCAGTGCGGCTAGATTGCTTCACAAGCTCGAAGCGTTTGTTACAGTCAATGACTTTAAAACATTACCAGAAAATCCAGAAGCAAAAGGGTTGTTAGCTGAAGGAATAAAAGTCATTTGCGGCGGACACCCGATTGACTTATTGGATGAAGGATTTGAGTACATAGTGAAGAATCCAGGAATTCCCTATACCAACCCTATCGTTGCGGGTGCACTGGCTAAAGGGATTCCTATTTTAACAGAAGTTGAGTTAGCCTACGAAGTATCAGAAGCACCGATGATTGGCATTACAGGGACGAATGGGAAAACGACAACAACTACTCTTATTTATGAAATGTTACAAGAAGCTCAAAGAAGTCCGTTAATAGCGGGTAACATAGGTACAGTTGCCTCTGAAGTTGCTCAAGAGGCAACTGAGAAGAATACGATGGTGGTTGAATTATCATCCTTCCAATTGATGGGAATTGAATCATTCCGTCCCAAAATTGCAGTTATGACAAATTTGTATGAAGCACATTTAGATTATCATGGAAGCAAAAGGGAGTATGCGAAAGCCAAAGAGAATATTACTAAAAACCAGACGGAAGAAGATTTTTTGGTCCTGAATGCAGACCAACCCGCCTTGAATGAGTTATTTCAAGGAAGTCTTGCTAAAACAGTGTTTTTCTCAACGGAAACAACTTTGAAGCGAGGAGGCTATATAAAAGACGGATCGCTTTTTTATAACGAAGAAGAAATTATTGAATTAGAGAATGTAGTTCTGCCAGGAAAACACAACTCAGAAAATATTCTGGCCGCTATTTGTGTTTGTAAAATCCTAGGGGTGGAGAATGAGGCGATAGTCTCAATCTTAACCCAATTTGCCGGGGTGAAACATCGAACTCAATTTGTAGCAGAACGATTCGGGAGAAAATTTTATAATGATTCAAAAGCAACAAACTCGCTCGCAACCAAAAGTGCTCTCTTAGCATTTGAGCAACCAGTCATTTTACTAGCAGGTGGATTAGATCGTGGTCAAAGTTTTGACGAACTGATTCCCTATTTAAAAAATGTAAAGGGAATGATCACCTTTGGTCAAACATCAAAGAAATGGGAAGAAACTGCAGTGAAAGCAGGGATAGATCAGATTATTTCTGTCGATAATGTAGGAAGTGCCGTCCCTGCAGCTTATAATTTATCTGCAGAAGGAGATGTCATCTTATTATCTCCAGCTTGTGCTTCGTGGGATCAATACAAAACTTTTGAAGAACGTGGTGACATGTTTATTCAAGCGGTGCATAAACTAAAATAA
- the spoVE gene encoding stage V sporulation protein E, whose product MPVKKSNPDFVLLLVTLGLLSLGLIMVYSASAVWAEFKFGDEFFFVKRQLLFAGVGLVALFFVMKIDYWTWRNWAKIAVIVCFILLVAVLIPGIGMERNGSRSWIGVGAFSIQPSEFMKLAMIAFLAKYLSQDQKYITSFRKGVLPSLLLVFTAFGLIMLQPDLGTGTVMVGTCVVMIFIAGAKISHFAWLGVLGLLGFVGLVASAPYRMKRITSFLDPWEDPLGSGFQMIQSLYAIGPGGLFGLGLGESRQKYFYLPEPQNDFIFAIIAEELGFIGGSFVLLLFALLLWRGIRISLGATDLFGSFLAVGIVSMVAIQVMINVGVVTGLMPVTGITLPFLSYGGSSLTLMLVAIGVLLNISRYSRF is encoded by the coding sequence GTGCCCGTAAAAAAATCAAACCCAGATTTTGTTCTACTTCTTGTAACACTTGGATTATTGTCTCTTGGTTTAATCATGGTTTATAGTGCTAGTGCAGTATGGGCAGAATTTAAATTTGGGGATGAATTCTTTTTCGTAAAACGTCAACTATTGTTTGCAGGGGTAGGGCTTGTTGCCTTGTTCTTTGTTATGAAAATAGACTACTGGACTTGGAGAAATTGGGCAAAAATCGCAGTGATTGTTTGTTTTATCTTATTGGTTGCGGTATTAATACCTGGAATTGGAATGGAGAGAAATGGATCGAGAAGTTGGATTGGGGTAGGTGCTTTTTCCATTCAACCTTCAGAATTTATGAAACTTGCCATGATTGCCTTTTTAGCTAAATACTTGTCTCAAGACCAAAAATATATCACCTCTTTCCGAAAAGGTGTTCTTCCTTCGCTATTGTTAGTTTTTACAGCTTTTGGACTAATTATGCTCCAACCTGATTTAGGTACAGGCACGGTAATGGTAGGGACTTGTGTGGTTATGATTTTTATTGCTGGTGCCAAAATTTCTCACTTTGCTTGGTTAGGTGTGCTTGGTTTACTTGGATTTGTTGGGTTGGTCGCATCAGCACCATATAGAATGAAGCGAATTACTTCATTTTTAGATCCGTGGGAAGATCCTCTAGGAAGTGGTTTTCAAATGATTCAATCCCTATATGCAATCGGACCGGGAGGGTTATTTGGCTTAGGATTAGGTGAGAGCAGGCAAAAATATTTTTACCTTCCTGAACCTCAGAATGACTTTATTTTTGCAATCATTGCGGAGGAATTAGGTTTCATTGGAGGTAGTTTCGTTCTCTTGTTGTTTGCCCTATTGTTATGGAGAGGAATTCGGATCTCCTTAGGTGCAACAGATTTGTTTGGAAGCTTTCTTGCAGTAGGAATCGTTTCCATGGTTGCCATCCAGGTTATGATCAATGTAGGAGTAGTAACCGGATTAATGCCAGTCACAGGGATAACACTTCCATTTTTAAGTTATGGTGGTTCCTCCTTGACGTTGATGCTGGTTGCAATAGGTGTTTTGTTAAATATTAGTCGGTATTCACGTTTCTAG
- a CDS encoding cell division protein FtsQ/DivIB — protein sequence MEKGKIVSLEDRIPKLKQARKKKTSRRLTFLLTLFFLLIASVVYIQSPWSQVTDISVEGNKMVDAAFIRDESSIEIGSSVWKVNKKEVAKEIESLSEVKTAYVEFNLPNSFTIVVEEYKQEAVLLKDNVFKPVLESGQVLDVEYEMTVPMPVLRQFDKKEIINDIVRQLQQIPQDIKYRISEIIYSPKETDTYHITLYMNDGYEVSATIRTLAEKLVHYPSIVNQIDAGAQGVIDLEVGSFFQEYEQEAPQEDEGISNEE from the coding sequence ATGGAGAAAGGAAAAATTGTTTCTCTTGAGGATCGAATTCCGAAATTAAAACAAGCAAGAAAAAAGAAAACGAGTCGACGCTTAACTTTTTTATTAACTTTGTTTTTTCTTCTTATTGCATCAGTTGTTTATATACAGTCTCCCTGGAGTCAAGTAACTGATATTTCAGTTGAAGGGAACAAGATGGTAGATGCTGCCTTTATAAGGGACGAGTCAAGCATAGAAATTGGATCGAGCGTGTGGAAAGTGAATAAGAAGGAAGTGGCCAAAGAAATCGAATCTTTGTCTGAAGTGAAAACAGCTTATGTTGAATTTAATCTTCCTAATTCGTTTACGATTGTAGTCGAAGAATATAAGCAAGAGGCGGTCTTATTAAAAGATAATGTTTTTAAGCCTGTCCTAGAAAGTGGGCAAGTTCTAGACGTTGAGTATGAAATGACAGTGCCAATGCCTGTGCTTCGTCAATTTGATAAGAAAGAAATTATTAATGATATTGTGCGCCAGTTACAGCAAATTCCTCAGGATATTAAATACCGTATTTCAGAAATTATCTACTCGCCTAAGGAAACGGATACGTATCATATCACATTGTATATGAATGATGGATACGAAGTTAGTGCTACGATTCGCACACTTGCAGAGAAGTTAGTGCATTACCCGTCAATTGTAAATCAAATTGATGCAGGAGCACAGGGGGTCATTGATTTAGAGGTAGGTTCGTTTTTTCAAGAATATGAACAAGAAGCACCACAAGAAGATGAGGGAATAAGTAATGAAGAGTAA
- a CDS encoding DUF881 domain-containing protein yields the protein MKSKYVILSFVCLVLGFMLSFSYSQTRQNEEEHHSPTSLQWREEDNLRTQIISQSETNNMLQDELFQKRNEVSEHENELSEEEEIFFNLVEDANKYRLFLGEVKAKGPGVKVILADGDYNPSEENVNNYIVHEHHVFKVINELYISGATAVAINGKRLSHSSYIICNGPVITVDGEQFPAPFEITAIGEPDFLQSALNIVGGVKDQLVNDNIVFSLEMKSTIVMDPVITES from the coding sequence ATGAAGAGTAAGTATGTTATTTTGTCTTTTGTTTGTCTAGTATTAGGGTTTATGCTGTCTTTTTCTTATAGTCAAACTCGCCAAAATGAAGAAGAGCACCATTCTCCGACCAGTTTGCAATGGAGAGAAGAAGATAATTTAAGAACTCAAATTATCTCTCAGTCAGAAACCAATAATATGTTACAAGATGAGCTTTTTCAAAAGCGAAATGAAGTTAGCGAGCATGAAAATGAATTATCAGAAGAAGAAGAAATCTTTTTCAATTTAGTAGAGGATGCGAATAAGTACCGTCTTTTTTTAGGGGAAGTAAAGGCGAAGGGACCTGGTGTAAAAGTTATTTTAGCTGATGGCGATTATAACCCTAGCGAAGAAAATGTTAATAACTATATTGTTCATGAACACCATGTATTTAAAGTAATAAATGAACTATATATATCAGGGGCCACTGCGGTTGCGATTAATGGGAAACGATTATCTCATAGTTCTTATATTATTTGTAATGGTCCTGTTATCACGGTTGATGGTGAACAGTTCCCTGCTCCTTTTGAGATTACGGCGATTGGAGAGCCTGACTTTTTGCAATCGGCCTTAAACATCGTAGGCGGTGTAAAGGATCAACTAGTAAATGATAATATTGTTTTTAGTTTAGAGATGAAAAGTACTATTGTAATGGATCCCGTTATTACAGAGTCATGA
- a CDS encoding DUF881 domain-containing protein produces the protein MNHLGQRNKLSFTVISIIIGFMIAIQFRTVKEPPIRDTRDIWELREDLVKEKEMHSTLLREMRSIDETIEKYETERQTSKELALRDTLNELKIKAGLTDMIGPGILLSVEPVMKDMIPGQKVFSVSPQLLKRLINELNQFGASHLAIDEQRIINTSVIRDINGDTTVNGVSLSSIPFEIKVITKDYESAEKLFKQMQVSKAIEDFFIDNLQVSISSPKQEIKLPSYDKSIRIRLMEPVEQGGN, from the coding sequence GTGAACCATTTGGGACAAAGAAATAAGCTTAGTTTTACAGTTATATCGATTATCATTGGCTTTATGATCGCCATTCAATTTCGCACTGTTAAGGAACCACCCATACGAGATACGCGTGATATTTGGGAATTAAGAGAAGATCTCGTGAAGGAAAAGGAAATGCACTCCACGCTTTTACGTGAAATGCGTTCCATTGATGAAACAATTGAAAAGTATGAAACGGAGAGACAAACAAGTAAAGAGTTGGCCTTACGCGACACTTTGAATGAATTAAAAATAAAAGCAGGCTTGACGGATATGATAGGTCCAGGTATTCTTCTTTCTGTCGAGCCAGTGATGAAAGATATGATACCTGGGCAGAAAGTGTTTTCCGTTTCGCCTCAATTATTAAAAAGGTTGATCAATGAGTTAAATCAATTTGGTGCTTCTCATTTGGCGATAGATGAACAACGGATTATTAATACATCGGTGATTCGAGACATCAATGGAGATACAACGGTTAATGGTGTATCCCTTTCTTCCATTCCATTTGAGATAAAAGTGATAACAAAAGATTATGAAAGTGCAGAGAAATTGTTTAAGCAAATGCAGGTTTCCAAGGCAATAGAAGATTTTTTTATAGATAATCTTCAAGTCTCTATTTCCTCACCAAAACAGGAAATTAAATTACCTTCATATGACAAGTCGATTCGTATTCGGTTAATGGAACCAGTCGAACAAGGAGGAAATTAG
- a CDS encoding small basic family protein, whose protein sequence is MWLPFIGLLLGVFFGLLTDLRIPEEYSNYLSIAVLAALDTLFGGLRAYLQNTYDEKVFVSGFFFNILLAASLAFLGVHLGVDLYLAAVFAFGVRLFQNIAVIRRLLLSKWGTSSQKSEKN, encoded by the coding sequence ATGTGGTTACCCTTCATTGGGCTTCTGCTTGGAGTGTTTTTTGGTCTCCTGACTGACTTACGCATTCCGGAGGAGTATTCAAATTATTTATCAATTGCTGTTTTAGCGGCATTAGATACTCTATTTGGTGGTTTACGAGCATACTTACAAAACACGTATGATGAAAAAGTATTTGTATCAGGGTTTTTCTTTAATATCCTATTAGCTGCAAGTTTAGCTTTTCTAGGGGTTCATCTTGGTGTAGACTTATACTTAGCAGCAGTTTTTGCCTTTGGAGTAAGACTTTTTCAGAATATTGCTGTGATTCGAAGATTGCTTTTAAGTAAATGGGGTACAAGTAGTCAAAAATCAGAAAAAAATTAA
- the ftsA gene encoding cell division protein FtsA, with protein MNSNEIFISLDIGTSAVKVIIGEMANDALNIIGVGNVESKGIRKGSIVDIDETVQSIKKAVEQAERMVGMKINQVIVGISGNHVTLQSSQGVVAVSSDNREITNEDVARVLDATQVVSIPPEKEIINTIPKQFIVDGLDEINDPRGMIGVRLEMEGTIITGSKTILHNTLRCVEKAGLEITDIVLQPLAAGYVALSKDEQNLGSVLVDIGGGSTSVAVFEGGHLKQVLVLPVGGEHLTKDLSIGLRTSTEAADQIKKKHGHAFYDMANEEEVFSVPIIGSDQHQQFNQLEISDIIEARLEEIFELVIHELKRMGVNDLPGGIVLTGGSANIPGILELAQIIFQNSVRVAVPDYIGVRDPQYTTSIGLIKYSYRSAKLQGRSVSGATMPVEQSENRQVKAHEPTKQPKQEEEKISSRMKKLFGYFFE; from the coding sequence ATGAACAGCAATGAAATATTTATTAGTCTAGACATCGGTACATCCGCAGTGAAAGTAATAATTGGTGAAATGGCGAATGATGCGTTGAATATTATCGGTGTTGGGAATGTTGAATCGAAAGGAATCCGTAAAGGCTCTATCGTCGATATAGATGAAACCGTGCAGTCGATTAAAAAAGCAGTCGAACAAGCTGAAAGAATGGTTGGAATGAAGATTAACCAAGTGATTGTCGGAATCTCAGGAAATCATGTAACTCTTCAATCTAGCCAAGGTGTTGTAGCCGTTTCAAGTGATAACCGAGAAATTACCAATGAGGATGTAGCGAGAGTTTTAGATGCTACTCAAGTAGTATCGATTCCTCCTGAAAAAGAAATTATTAATACGATCCCTAAACAATTTATTGTGGACGGATTAGATGAAATTAATGATCCAAGAGGAATGATAGGTGTTCGCTTAGAAATGGAGGGCACAATAATTACGGGGAGCAAGACGATTTTACATAATACACTGCGCTGTGTTGAAAAAGCAGGCCTCGAAATTACCGACATCGTTCTCCAACCTCTTGCTGCAGGTTATGTGGCACTTTCAAAAGATGAGCAAAACTTAGGCTCCGTTCTAGTTGATATTGGTGGTGGATCAACTTCCGTAGCAGTTTTTGAAGGAGGGCATTTAAAACAAGTGCTGGTTCTTCCGGTTGGTGGTGAACATTTAACAAAGGATCTGTCTATTGGACTTCGGACCTCAACAGAAGCTGCCGACCAAATTAAGAAAAAGCATGGACATGCTTTTTATGATATGGCAAACGAGGAAGAAGTATTTAGTGTTCCGATAATAGGTAGTGATCAACATCAGCAATTTAACCAACTAGAAATTTCTGATATTATAGAAGCAAGACTGGAAGAAATCTTTGAGTTAGTCATTCATGAGCTGAAACGAATGGGAGTAAACGATTTGCCTGGTGGGATCGTTTTAACAGGTGGTTCGGCAAATATTCCTGGTATTCTTGAACTTGCTCAAATTATTTTTCAGAACTCAGTTCGAGTGGCTGTTCCTGACTATATTGGCGTGCGTGATCCGCAGTACACAACTTCTATAGGTTTAATCAAGTATTCGTATAGAAGTGCAAAATTACAAGGAAGAAGTGTGAGTGGAGCAACAATGCCAGTAGAACAGAGTGAGAATAGACAAGTGAAAGCACATGAACCAACTAAACAACCAAAGCAAGAAGAAGAAAAGATCTCTTCTCGAATGAAGAAGTTATTCGGATATTTCTTTGAATAG
- the ftsZ gene encoding cell division protein FtsZ, producing MLEFDTNLDQLATIKVIGVGGGGNNAVNRMIEHGVQGVEFIAVNTDAQALNLSKAEIKMQIGSKLTRGLGAGANPEVGKKAAEESKEQIEEALEGADMVFVTAGMGGGTGTGAAPVIAQIARDLGALTVGVVTRPFTFEGRKRATQAAGGISSMKESVDTLIVIPNDRLLEIVDKSTPMLEAFREADNVLRQGVQGISDLIAVPGLINLDFADVKTIMSNKGSALMGIGVAAGENRASEAAKKAISSPLLETSIDGAQGVLMNITGGSNLSLYEVQEAADIVASASDQEVNMIFGSVINDDLKDEIVVTVIATGFNEVAIQQTKTSRPSIGQVKQPPSSGIRENKREDLSTTGQNTEPKNNSQQGTEEALDIPTFLRNRNRRR from the coding sequence ATGCTGGAGTTTGATACAAATTTAGATCAATTAGCGACAATAAAAGTGATTGGGGTTGGCGGCGGCGGGAACAATGCTGTAAACCGTATGATTGAGCATGGAGTACAAGGGGTAGAGTTTATTGCCGTTAACACTGATGCCCAAGCGTTAAACCTTTCAAAAGCAGAGATTAAAATGCAAATTGGTTCAAAACTAACAAGAGGATTAGGTGCAGGAGCAAATCCAGAAGTTGGTAAAAAGGCTGCTGAAGAAAGCAAAGAGCAAATTGAAGAGGCCCTTGAAGGTGCTGATATGGTATTTGTTACCGCTGGAATGGGCGGTGGAACCGGAACTGGAGCTGCACCTGTCATTGCTCAAATCGCTAGAGATTTAGGTGCATTAACAGTAGGTGTAGTGACAAGACCATTCACATTTGAGGGAAGAAAGCGTGCTACGCAAGCTGCCGGTGGAATTTCATCTATGAAAGAATCCGTGGATACACTGATTGTAATTCCAAATGATCGATTACTAGAAATTGTTGATAAAAGCACTCCGATGTTGGAAGCTTTCCGTGAAGCAGATAATGTTTTACGCCAAGGGGTTCAAGGTATTTCAGATTTGATCGCTGTTCCTGGATTAATCAACTTAGACTTTGCTGACGTGAAGACAATCATGTCTAACAAAGGTTCAGCTCTAATGGGTATTGGAGTAGCTGCAGGTGAAAATAGAGCGTCAGAAGCTGCGAAAAAAGCTATTTCTTCACCTTTGTTAGAAACATCAATTGATGGTGCACAAGGTGTGTTAATGAACATTACTGGTGGTTCAAACTTAAGTTTATACGAAGTACAAGAAGCAGCAGATATTGTAGCTTCTGCCTCAGATCAAGAGGTGAACATGATTTTTGGATCTGTTATTAACGATGATCTAAAGGATGAAATCGTTGTGACAGTGATAGCAACTGGATTCAATGAAGTAGCCATTCAACAAACGAAAACATCTCGTCCATCGATTGGTCAGGTTAAACAACCCCCATCAAGTGGAATAAGAGAAAATAAACGTGAAGATTTATCTACGACTGGACAAAATACCGAACCTAAAAATAATTCTCAACAAGGAACAGAAGAAGCACTAGACATTCCAACATTCCTGCGTAACCGCAACCGTCGTCGATAA